The nucleotide window GCCCGCATCGTCGGATTGGCGGGATCATATCGCTGTGGGCCGGAGAACTGCGGACAGAGGACCATCTGACGACGCCGGAGGGCGGAGGATGGCGGTTGGATCGGGGAGCCTTTGAAAAGGAACTCTCCGAATCCGCAGCTCTCGCGGGCACGATCCGGATGCCCGCCCGCGTCGCCCGGATCAACCGCCGCAACCAAAGCTGGCAGATCGAAACCGAAGGTGGGGATCGGCTGGACGCCGGGTTCCTGATCGATGCCACCGGACGGAACGCGGCGATTGCCCGTCGACAGGGTGCCAGGCAGATCCACGGGCCTCCGCTGGTGGCGGTCTGGAGCATGGGTCGAGCCACCCGCGATGTCGTTTCGAATCGGACTTTCATCGAATCGACTGCCGATGGCTGGTGGTATGCCGCCTACCTGCCGGATCGCCGGCCGCTTGCGATCTTTCATGCATCTCCGGCCTTGGCCACGGAGTTGAGGGATCATCCGAAACAGTGGTTGGAACGCTTGCGGAAGACGGAACACATCGCCACCCACATGGATCCGGATGCATTCTACAGGACCGCATTGAAATCGAACGACGCGAGATCGAGTCATCTCGATCAACCGTGCGGACCCGGCTGGGCGGCGTGTGGAGATGCGGCCTTGTCCTTCGACCCGCTTTCATCCCAAGGGATCTTCAATGCCATGGCCTCCGCGGACATGATCTCAACCGCCATCCTCCAAGGAACATCCATGGAGGACTACAGCGGGAGTCTCGATGAGATCAGGGCGATCTACCACAAACGAAGAAATCTGCTCTACGATTCCGCGGGCCGATACTTCGCCTCGTCGTTCTGGACGGCCTTTGAGACCTCA belongs to Luteolibacter ambystomatis and includes:
- a CDS encoding FAD-dependent oxidoreductase, with the translated sequence MWDVIIAGAGPAGLVSATVLARSGRRVLLLDPQASGRHKIGESVPGAMARLLAKLGLPGFESPGSPHRRIGGIISLWAGELRTEDHLTTPEGGGWRLDRGAFEKELSESAALAGTIRMPARVARINRRNQSWQIETEGGDRLDAGFLIDATGRNAAIARRQGARQIHGPPLVAVWSMGRATRDVVSNRTFIESTADGWWYAAYLPDRRPLAIFHASPALATELRDHPKQWLERLRKTEHIATHMDPDAFYRTALKSNDARSSHLDQPCGPGWAACGDAALSFDPLSSQGIFNAMASADMISTAILQGTSMEDYSGSLDEIRAIYHKRRNLLYDSAGRYFASSFWTAFETSSPIVRET